The Pyrococcus kukulkanii genome contains a region encoding:
- a CDS encoding diphthine--ammonia ligase produces the protein MKAIALFSGGKDGLYAIYLAQKLGYDVIYLLVLKTTIGLSPHYENLHSLRRLANSMGKAMLTFDMSQGTEKLIENLKALSVEAIIAGDVKIEDHYRWLEGIAREAGLKLVEPLFGMDTHELAKEILKEGFEYSIIAVDKRKLPRELLGYTFRSERDLEEFLAKNPGIDPLGEYGEFHTVVTKSPLYTRSFELKPISIEEDERYYWLRFDVI, from the coding sequence ATGCTATCTATCTAGCACAAAAGCTTGGATATGACGTTATTTACCTGCTGGTATTGAAGACGACCATTGGACTATCTCCCCATTATGAGAACTTACACTCGCTGAGGAGGCTAGCCAATTCAATGGGGAAAGCTATGCTAACATTCGACATGAGCCAAGGGACGGAAAAGCTCATCGAGAACCTTAAGGCCCTCTCTGTGGAGGCGATAATAGCAGGAGACGTGAAGATAGAGGATCACTACAGGTGGCTTGAGGGAATAGCAAGGGAGGCTGGGCTAAAGCTAGTGGAGCCACTTTTTGGAATGGACACCCATGAGCTGGCCAAGGAAATCCTGAAAGAGGGATTTGAATACTCGATAATAGCCGTGGATAAGAGAAAACTCCCAAGGGAGCTCCTGGGGTACACATTCAGAAGTGAAAGAGATCTCGAAGAGTTCCTAGCCAAGAACCCAGGAATAGATCCGCTAGGAGAGTACGGGGAGTTCCATACGGTGGTTACTAAGTCTCCACTATACACGAGGAGCTTCGAGCTGAAGCCAATAAGCATCGAGGAAGATGAGAGATACTATTGGCTGAGGTTTGACGTGATTTAG
- a CDS encoding AAA family ATPase, with the protein MLFDPRPKTRREELFDREEELEELIEATKKYPLTLLLGIRRIGKSSILRVALNELNGIYIDVRELYFESGGWISSSSLKKAIERSLNATKPKWRKELAEILKRIEGVKVSGLEIKLSRESSLTDVLLGLNEIGAVIAIDEAQYLRFYGARGGKEFLALVAYAYDNLENLSFIFSGSEVGLLHDFLRIDDYTSPLYGRAYEEVTVEPFSRDLSKEFLKSGFEEAEVRISEGEIEKAVEFLDGIPGWLVEFGYSYIHTKNFKEAMEKVLRKAEAMILGEIKELEKKSPRYSLILKAISLGLDRWELIKEYIEVRAGEVPNSRLASLLRNLEKMGWVKKEEGRYRIIDPVVREVISKAL; encoded by the coding sequence ATGTTATTTGATCCAAGACCGAAGACAAGAAGAGAGGAGCTGTTTGACAGAGAGGAGGAGCTGGAAGAGTTAATTGAAGCAACTAAAAAGTATCCCCTAACTCTGCTTTTAGGGATCAGGAGAATTGGAAAATCGTCGATCCTCAGAGTTGCCTTAAACGAACTAAATGGCATTTACATAGATGTAAGAGAACTATACTTTGAATCTGGAGGCTGGATAAGCAGCAGTTCATTAAAAAAGGCCATAGAGAGGAGTTTAAATGCAACAAAGCCCAAATGGAGAAAAGAGTTGGCAGAGATTCTTAAAAGGATAGAAGGGGTTAAAGTATCGGGGCTTGAGATAAAGCTGAGCAGAGAATCATCCCTTACTGACGTACTTCTAGGCCTTAATGAAATAGGGGCAGTAATTGCAATAGATGAAGCCCAATACTTAAGGTTTTATGGAGCAAGAGGCGGTAAAGAGTTTCTAGCGTTAGTTGCATACGCCTACGACAACCTTGAGAACCTCTCCTTCATATTCTCAGGCTCGGAAGTAGGCCTGCTTCACGACTTCCTGAGAATAGACGACTATACCTCTCCACTTTACGGAAGGGCTTACGAAGAGGTCACAGTTGAGCCTTTCTCGAGGGATCTGTCCAAGGAGTTCTTGAAGAGTGGATTTGAGGAAGCAGAAGTGAGGATTAGTGAAGGGGAAATAGAAAAGGCAGTTGAATTCCTTGATGGAATCCCCGGCTGGCTCGTTGAATTCGGCTATAGCTACATTCACACTAAAAACTTCAAGGAGGCTATGGAGAAAGTGCTAAGAAAAGCCGAGGCAATGATCCTGGGGGAGATAAAAGAGCTAGAAAAGAAAAGCCCAAGATACTCCTTAATCCTTAAGGCAATATCCCTAGGCCTAGACAGGTGGGAACTAATAAAGGAATACATCGAGGTTAGGGCTGGAGAAGTTCCAAACTCACGACTTGCCAGCCTTCTTAGGAATCTCGAGAAGATGGGATGGGTAAAAAAGGAAGAAGGAAGATACAGGATAATTGATCCAGTTGTGAGGGAGGTTATTTCCAAAGCTCTATAG
- a CDS encoding AEC family transporter, whose protein sequence is MNIPEMLSLIFLGYLLKRAIKSERFFYILRRLINEVFFALFVFGNVASKDLSYLLKIKIVFLYVFLIIGISLSTSFLYSKLFVKDEKWRGALIVLSSYPNTAALGFPIASLFLDDITPAILYSTTNSLIILPIVTFVAAHYSTGGASIRKSFKKTLRFPPTVANLLALTLVIAGIRLPDWFINPIKTIGWTNIPLLLVYFGSRISLGKFSVRKLIEVATFRSLIPFVFVYATLHGYPREIFYAILVESSMPPAIAANAILAQYELKAEEAISVTFVWTLIVMAFFSILAWRW, encoded by the coding sequence ATGAACATTCCAGAGATGCTCTCCTTAATCTTCTTGGGCTATTTACTTAAGCGAGCGATAAAGAGTGAGAGGTTCTTCTATATTCTGAGGAGACTTATAAACGAAGTTTTCTTCGCTTTATTCGTCTTTGGAAACGTCGCTAGTAAGGATCTCTCTTACCTGCTAAAGATAAAGATAGTTTTCCTTTACGTTTTCTTGATTATAGGGATAAGCCTCTCAACATCTTTTCTTTATTCGAAATTATTCGTCAAGGATGAAAAATGGAGAGGTGCCTTAATAGTCCTCTCCTCCTATCCAAATACTGCCGCATTGGGGTTCCCAATAGCGAGCCTTTTCTTGGACGATATAACCCCTGCAATCCTATACTCCACAACGAACTCCCTGATAATCCTCCCCATAGTCACTTTTGTAGCGGCACATTACTCTACCGGTGGCGCCTCAATAAGGAAGAGCTTCAAGAAAACCTTGAGGTTTCCCCCAACGGTCGCTAACTTATTGGCTCTAACTTTGGTAATAGCCGGAATAAGGTTGCCGGACTGGTTTATTAATCCAATAAAGACCATTGGATGGACTAACATCCCTCTCCTCCTCGTGTACTTTGGCTCTAGGATATCCCTGGGTAAGTTCTCTGTGAGGAAGTTAATAGAGGTTGCAACTTTTAGGAGCTTGATCCCCTTTGTATTCGTCTACGCAACCCTGCATGGTTACCCCAGGGAGATATTCTATGCGATATTGGTTGAATCTTCGATGCCTCCGGCTATAGCGGCTAACGCGATCTTAGCCCAATACGAGCTCAAGGCTGAAGAGGCTATAAGCGTGACCTTCGTGTGGACGCTAATAGTTATGGCTTTCTTCTCCATATTGGCTTGGAGGTGGTGA